Proteins encoded within one genomic window of Nonomuraea gerenzanensis:
- a CDS encoding phytanoyl-CoA dioxygenase family protein: MELTGEPGDVVFLHPHLLHAPAPNHSGAARLMVTGGLFV, encoded by the coding sequence GTGGAGCTCACGGGGGAGCCGGGCGACGTCGTCTTCCTGCACCCCCATCTCCTGCACGCCCCCGCGCCCAACCACTCGGGCGCCGCCCGGCTGATGGTGACGGGAGGTCTCTTCGTTTGA
- a CDS encoding MmgE/PrpD family protein translates to MRGQWSADPAELEHAHEREPRNRGQGRPWKPGGPVPAPVISTLPVRSRSRGRWDGDGMGGDRMTFVRRLAEFAVACRDGELPAAVREDVPGRVLDVLGNCLAAYADPDGDAAPAVLRAVRRWGGAGEATAIGSGDRLPAPSAALVNGTLAHALDFDDTHLPSVLHPSASVVPAALAAAQSMAALRADPATGQDASHAQPDVPGMRPDVPGMRPDAAQRVGASGVELIAAVAAGVEVCGRLGMASYLPQERNSLFFEQGQHATSICGTLGAAVAAGVLFGLTADGIAHAVGVAASMGAGLLEANRTGGTVKRVHCGWAAHAGVSAAVLAAEGLTGPPTVLEGRFGFFQAWLGGRYDAEALLEGLGERWELLRTVYKPYPTNHFTHPVIDCALALQRGGLDPSRIAEVEVGVPGPVLRTIAEPWEEKVRPRSPYHAKFSAPYTVAAALLGGGGLGLALEDFAALDPARLELAGRVRCVADERASEIFPKAFAAVVRVRLRDGSTLEHRVDSSRGGPEHPLSAAELETKFRSNAGRALPEGQVGELAEAVTKLGAGGTADDVLARTVRAAS, encoded by the coding sequence GTGCGGGGGCAGTGGAGTGCGGATCCGGCCGAGCTGGAGCACGCGCATGAGCGCGAGCCGCGCAACCGGGGCCAGGGCCGCCCGTGGAAGCCGGGCGGCCCCGTGCCCGCGCCCGTCATCTCCACCCTTCCGGTACGCAGCCGTTCTCGCGGACGATGGGACGGCGACGGCATGGGAGGAGATCGGATGACGTTCGTGCGGCGGCTGGCCGAGTTCGCGGTGGCGTGCAGGGACGGGGAGCTGCCGGCGGCGGTGCGCGAAGACGTGCCGGGCCGGGTGCTCGACGTGCTCGGCAACTGCCTGGCCGCCTACGCGGACCCGGACGGCGACGCCGCTCCGGCGGTGCTGCGAGCCGTGCGGCGGTGGGGCGGCGCCGGCGAGGCGACCGCGATCGGCAGCGGCGACCGGCTGCCCGCGCCGTCGGCCGCGCTGGTCAACGGCACCCTGGCACACGCGCTCGACTTCGACGACACGCACCTGCCGTCCGTGCTGCACCCGAGCGCCTCCGTCGTGCCCGCGGCTCTGGCGGCGGCCCAGAGCATGGCCGCCCTCCGCGCGGACCCTGCCACGGGCCAGGACGCGTCTCACGCTCAGCCGGACGTGCCCGGCATGCGACCGGACGTGCCCGGCATGCGACCGGACGCGGCCCAGCGCGTGGGCGCGTCCGGGGTGGAGCTGATCGCGGCGGTGGCGGCGGGTGTCGAGGTGTGCGGCCGGCTCGGCATGGCGTCCTACCTGCCGCAGGAGCGCAACTCGCTCTTCTTCGAGCAGGGCCAGCACGCCACCTCGATCTGCGGCACCCTGGGCGCCGCCGTGGCGGCCGGGGTGCTGTTCGGGCTGACCGCCGACGGAATCGCGCACGCGGTGGGTGTGGCGGCCTCGATGGGCGCCGGCCTCCTGGAGGCGAACCGTACGGGCGGCACGGTCAAGCGCGTGCACTGCGGCTGGGCCGCGCACGCCGGGGTGTCGGCGGCGGTGCTGGCCGCGGAGGGGCTGACGGGCCCGCCGACGGTGCTGGAGGGCCGGTTCGGGTTCTTCCAGGCGTGGCTGGGCGGACGATACGACGCCGAGGCGCTGCTGGAAGGGCTGGGCGAGCGGTGGGAGCTGCTGCGCACGGTGTACAAGCCCTACCCGACCAACCATTTCACCCACCCGGTCATCGACTGCGCGCTGGCGTTGCAGCGCGGCGGGCTGGACCCGTCGCGGATCGCGGAGGTCGAGGTGGGGGTGCCCGGCCCGGTGCTGCGGACGATCGCCGAGCCGTGGGAGGAGAAGGTCCGGCCGCGTTCGCCGTACCACGCGAAGTTCTCCGCCCCCTACACGGTCGCGGCGGCGCTGCTGGGCGGGGGCGGGCTCGGGCTGGCGCTGGAGGACTTCGCCGCCCTGGACCCGGCGCGGCTGGAGCTGGCGGGCCGGGTGCGGTGCGTGGCCGACGAGCGGGCCTCGGAGATCTTCCCGAAGGCGTTCGCGGCAGTGGTACGGGTGCGGCTGCGCGACGGCTCGACCCTGGAGCACCGGGTGGACTCCTCGCGCGGCGGGCCCGAGCATCCGCTCTCGGCGGCGGAGCTGGAGACGAAGTTCCGCTCCAACGCGGGCCGGGCGCTGCCGGAGGGGCAGGTGGGCGAGCTGGCCGAGGCGGTCACGAAGCTGGGGGCGGGCGGCACGGCGGACGACGTGCTGGCACGCACGGTCCGGGCGGCGTCGTAA
- a CDS encoding NB-ARC domain-containing protein → MWFEQTRAVPAPGVLNLAPAIPPGVSEPASAAPPAPAPPASPAPASPASASPAPSPAAPVPASPAVVPAQARPMPSQPFVVPAQLPAMSGLPFVGREAELGRLDAALSRDGDAPVVVIAGAGGVGKTSLALHWAHRNAGLFPDGHLHVHLHGFDPVTPPVPPEEAVRGFLLALGADPRTIPSAPDAQAALYRSMMAGRRMLVLIDDAASAEQLEPLLPGTPSSAVLVTSRRPLSGPAAGQPVPLEGLDEREASRLLVRTVGATRPHAVRDLARHCAGLPLTLSLVAARVAARPHLPLDALTSELRAATTSLNTTDTGEVTPSPRGEVAHALSGDSLPGSPHEVASDPGREITPSLHAASDPGSEITPSLHAAFDASYLTLAEDAKRLFQALGPAPVPDVGLSAAASLAAVPAARTRTLMRVLEAAHLVTQHRPGRYRMHDLVRLYAIEQAEPASSATAQSRLIDHYLHTAHRGGLTLAPQLQPIPLNPPAPGVDLAPLTTEQDALEWFDAEHDCLLSLLRWTADQDRNEDAWRIAWSMDEMLRRRGHVHERVQVWQAAVFAAERLGAADVQCLAYRRLSQAHVQAGDPAAALPALHRALALDEHLQGRRRPAATVRRHLVR, encoded by the coding sequence ATGTGGTTCGAGCAAACACGCGCCGTCCCCGCCCCGGGCGTCCTGAACCTGGCACCGGCCATCCCGCCCGGCGTTTCCGAGCCGGCATCCGCCGCGCCGCCCGCGCCCGCGCCGCCCGCGTCGCCCGCGCCCGCGTCGCCCGCGTCCGCGTCGCCCGCGCCCTCGCCCGCGGCGCCCGTGCCCGCGTCGCCCGCCGTGGTGCCTGCGCAAGCGCGGCCGATGCCCAGCCAGCCGTTCGTGGTGCCCGCGCAGTTGCCGGCGATGTCCGGGCTGCCGTTCGTGGGGCGGGAGGCGGAGCTGGGCCGGCTCGACGCGGCGCTGTCGCGGGACGGCGACGCACCGGTGGTCGTGATCGCCGGGGCAGGTGGCGTCGGCAAGACGTCGCTGGCCCTGCACTGGGCCCACCGCAACGCCGGCCTCTTCCCGGACGGGCACCTCCACGTCCACCTGCACGGCTTCGACCCCGTGACCCCGCCCGTCCCCCCGGAGGAGGCGGTGCGCGGCTTCCTCCTCGCCCTCGGCGCCGACCCCCGGACCATCCCCTCCGCGCCCGACGCCCAGGCGGCGCTGTACCGCAGCATGATGGCCGGCCGTCGCATGCTCGTCCTCATCGACGACGCCGCCTCCGCCGAGCAGTTGGAGCCGCTGCTGCCCGGCACCCCCTCCAGCGCCGTCCTGGTGACCAGCCGCCGCCCTCTGAGCGGGCCGGCCGCCGGGCAACCGGTGCCGCTGGAAGGGCTGGACGAACGGGAGGCGTCGCGGCTGCTCGTCCGCACGGTCGGCGCCACCCGGCCGCACGCCGTGCGCGACCTGGCCCGCCACTGCGCCGGCCTACCCCTGACACTCAGCCTTGTGGCGGCCCGCGTCGCGGCCCGGCCGCACCTGCCCCTGGACGCGCTCACGTCCGAGCTGCGCGCTGCCACCACCAGCCTGAACACAACGGACACCGGCGAGGTCACCCCCAGCCCGCGCGGTGAGGTCGCTCATGCCCTGAGCGGCGACAGCCTCCCCGGCTCGCCTCATGAGGTCGCCTCCGACCCGGGCAGAGAGATCACCCCGAGCCTGCATGCCGCCTCCGACCCGGGCAGTGAGATCACCCCGAGCCTGCATGCCGCCTTCGACGCCTCCTACCTCACCCTCGCCGAAGACGCCAAGCGCCTGTTCCAGGCCCTGGGCCCGGCGCCGGTGCCGGACGTCGGTCTCTCTGCGGCGGCCTCGCTGGCCGCCGTCCCCGCCGCGCGCACCCGTACCCTCATGCGCGTGCTGGAGGCGGCGCACCTGGTGACCCAGCACCGACCGGGCCGCTACCGCATGCACGACCTGGTCCGCCTGTACGCGATCGAGCAGGCCGAGCCCGCCTCCTCGGCCACCGCGCAGAGCCGGCTGATCGACCACTACCTGCACACCGCCCACCGCGGCGGGCTCACCCTGGCCCCGCAGCTCCAGCCCATCCCCCTGAACCCCCCGGCTCCCGGCGTCGACCTCGCCCCGCTGACGACCGAGCAGGACGCGCTGGAGTGGTTCGACGCCGAGCACGACTGCCTGCTGTCCCTCCTGCGCTGGACCGCCGACCAGGACCGCAACGAGGACGCCTGGCGGATCGCCTGGTCCATGGACGAGATGCTGCGGCGCCGCGGGCACGTGCACGAGCGCGTCCAGGTCTGGCAGGCCGCCGTGTTCGCCGCCGAGCGCCTCGGTGCCGCCGACGTCCAGTGCCTGGCCTATCGCCGGCTCAGCCAGGCGCACGTCCAGGCGGGCGACCCTGCGGCGGCGCTGCCCGCGCTGCACCGGGCGCTGGCACTCGACGAGCATCTTCAAGGACGGCGTCGCCCGGCCGCGACCGTCCGGCGCCACCTCGTTCGCTGA
- a CDS encoding dihydroorotase, producing MMRYDLLVKGATLVLPYHGEVRADLAVRGGRIAAIGEDLDGGEEVLDATGKIVLPGAVDAHFHLGIYRDLGVDAFEETRSSLVGGATTVLSYFRTGQHYLDRTGPYETILPEVLAAVAGRAWTDYGFHLAPMTSAQIEEIPALVAEHGVTSFKYYMFYKGFDLAANSRDAQAFTMSDEYDLGHLYLIMEKLAATQAAHPGRRLSLSLHCEQSELMRVFIDRVRAGGAPQNLRAYSQARPPLTEQLAIAEAAVLAGHTGVEINLLHLSSAEALEAAARTPARRETTLHHLCLDHDDLDARGGLGGKVNPPIRTREHNEALWAGVADGRIDWVASDHACCMEEHKSEDLWPARPGFGGTALLYPVLFSEGHLRRGLPLTRIAEVAAANPARAFNLWGRKGGLGVGFDADLTVLDPELSRTVTTDLLLSGQDHCPFEGVRVTGWPVTTVVGGRVAFHEGKTAGEPSGSYLHR from the coding sequence ATGATGCGATACGACCTGCTTGTCAAGGGCGCGACCCTGGTCCTGCCGTACCACGGCGAGGTCCGCGCCGACCTCGCCGTACGGGGCGGCAGGATCGCCGCGATCGGCGAGGACCTCGACGGTGGCGAGGAGGTGCTCGACGCCACCGGGAAGATCGTCTTACCCGGCGCGGTGGACGCCCACTTCCATCTGGGCATCTACCGCGACCTGGGGGTGGACGCGTTCGAGGAGACGCGCTCCTCCCTGGTCGGCGGGGCGACGACCGTGCTGTCGTACTTCCGCACGGGACAGCACTACCTCGACAGGACCGGCCCGTACGAGACGATCCTGCCCGAGGTGCTGGCGGCGGTCGCCGGGCGCGCGTGGACCGACTACGGCTTCCACCTGGCGCCCATGACGTCGGCCCAGATCGAGGAGATCCCCGCCCTGGTCGCCGAGCACGGCGTCACCTCGTTCAAGTACTACATGTTCTACAAGGGCTTCGATCTGGCGGCCAACAGCCGCGACGCCCAGGCGTTCACCATGAGCGACGAGTACGACCTCGGCCACCTCTACCTGATCATGGAGAAGCTGGCCGCGACGCAGGCCGCCCACCCCGGGCGGCGGCTGTCGCTGAGCCTGCACTGCGAGCAGTCGGAGCTGATGCGCGTCTTCATCGACCGCGTACGCGCCGGCGGCGCCCCCCAGAACCTGCGCGCCTACAGCCAGGCCCGCCCGCCCCTGACCGAGCAGCTGGCCATCGCCGAGGCGGCCGTGCTCGCCGGGCACACCGGCGTCGAGATCAACCTGCTGCACCTGTCGAGCGCCGAGGCGCTGGAGGCGGCCGCCCGCACCCCCGCCAGGCGCGAGACCACCCTGCACCACCTCTGCCTGGACCACGACGACCTGGACGCGCGCGGCGGCCTGGGCGGCAAGGTCAACCCGCCGATCCGCACCCGCGAGCACAACGAGGCCCTGTGGGCGGGCGTGGCGGACGGCCGGATCGACTGGGTGGCCTCCGACCACGCCTGCTGCATGGAGGAGCACAAGAGTGAGGACCTGTGGCCGGCCCGGCCGGGGTTCGGCGGCACGGCGCTGCTGTATCCCGTGCTGTTCTCCGAGGGGCACCTGCGGCGCGGCCTGCCGCTGACCAGGATCGCCGAGGTCGCCGCCGCCAACCCGGCCCGCGCGTTCAACCTGTGGGGCCGCAAGGGCGGCCTGGGCGTCGGCTTCGACGCCGATCTCACCGTCCTGGACCCGGAGCTGAGCAGGACCGTCACCACCGACCTGCTGCTGTCGGGGCAGGACCACTGCCCGTTCGAGGGCGTCCGGGTGACCGGCTGGCCGGTGACCACGGTCGTCGGCGGCAGGGTGGCCTTCCACGAGGGCAAGACCGCCGGCGAGCCGTCGGGCTCCTACCTGCACCGCTGA
- a CDS encoding IclR family transcriptional regulator, producing MPTTEHSRRRGADGASQTAATVERAADVLVLFADPGARTLGVTEIAERLELSKAAVHRILASLRLRGLIDLDKQSRRYSLGLTAMRLGLAYLDRLDLRRLAAPELVALSTALSETVTLSIRTGYARVYVDQATPSREVIMAVTLGVPYPLHAGASSRAFLAFLAEEEIDDYFATQPLTRLTERTPVEEAVLRKDLAAIRRRGYARSQAERQPGSASVAAPVLDHHGRPAGVISVCGPLERLRAQEKRCAAALLETTRELSARMGHLAMERAP from the coding sequence ATGCCGACGACCGAGCACTCCCGGCGCCGCGGCGCGGACGGTGCCAGCCAGACCGCCGCCACGGTCGAGCGCGCGGCCGACGTGCTCGTGCTGTTCGCCGATCCCGGCGCGCGCACCCTCGGCGTCACTGAGATCGCCGAGCGGCTGGAGCTGTCGAAGGCGGCGGTGCACCGGATCCTGGCGTCGTTGCGGCTGCGCGGCCTGATCGACCTGGACAAGCAGAGCAGGCGCTACTCGCTCGGCCTGACCGCGATGCGGCTCGGGCTGGCCTACCTCGACCGGCTGGACCTGCGCAGGCTGGCCGCGCCCGAGCTGGTCGCGCTGTCCACGGCGCTGTCGGAGACGGTCACGCTGTCGATCCGCACCGGGTACGCGCGCGTCTACGTCGACCAGGCCACCCCGAGCCGCGAGGTGATCATGGCGGTGACGCTCGGCGTGCCGTACCCGCTGCACGCGGGCGCCTCGTCGCGGGCATTCCTGGCGTTCCTGGCGGAAGAGGAGATCGACGACTACTTCGCCACGCAACCGCTGACCCGGCTGACCGAGCGCACGCCCGTCGAGGAGGCCGTGCTGCGCAAGGACCTGGCGGCCATCCGGCGGCGCGGCTACGCCCGCTCCCAGGCCGAGCGGCAGCCCGGCTCCGCCTCCGTCGCCGCGCCCGTGCTCGACCACCACGGGCGGCCGGCCGGGGTGATCAGCGTGTGCGGGCCGCTGGAGCGCTTGCGCGCGCAGGAGAAGCGGTGCGCGGCGGCGCTGCTGGAGACCACCCGCGAACTGTCGGCCCGGATGGGCCATCTCGCCATGGAAAGGGCGCCATGA